Proteins from a single region of Flaviflexus salsibiostraticola:
- the folK gene encoding 2-amino-4-hydroxy-6-hydroxymethyldihydropteridine diphosphokinase, with product MPDLHLPTGALADRIELTGLTARGRHGVFDHEKAEGQDFTVDIVLHTTTARAAASDDLSDTISYADVADEAVRLITGEPVDLIETLAERIAESALATGALAVDVTVHKPSAPIPHTFGDVSVSIRRLGVLLATPKPAAEVVVGIGSNLGDPVTQVEIGAAKLARILEYEQMSRTRVTPAEVAPSQPTQPNYINAVMIGRTRLSPLGLLAELQRIEDEQGRTREEHWGPRTLDLDLISYKIADREITSDDPDLTLPHPRAHLRNFVMEPWAEVDPWGHLRGKPIR from the coding sequence ATGCCTGACCTTCATCTCCCCACCGGAGCCCTCGCCGACCGGATCGAGCTCACCGGCCTCACCGCACGAGGCCGCCACGGCGTCTTCGATCACGAGAAGGCGGAGGGCCAGGACTTCACGGTCGACATCGTCCTCCACACGACAACGGCCCGCGCCGCGGCGAGCGATGACCTCAGCGACACGATCAGCTACGCGGACGTGGCCGACGAGGCGGTGCGCCTCATCACCGGCGAGCCCGTCGACCTCATCGAGACCCTCGCCGAGCGGATTGCCGAATCCGCGCTCGCGACCGGCGCGCTCGCGGTCGACGTCACCGTCCACAAACCCTCCGCACCGATTCCGCACACGTTCGGTGACGTCTCGGTGTCGATCCGGCGGCTCGGCGTCCTTCTCGCCACCCCGAAGCCCGCCGCCGAGGTCGTGGTCGGCATCGGCTCGAACCTCGGCGACCCGGTCACGCAGGTCGAGATCGGCGCCGCGAAGCTCGCACGGATCCTTGAGTACGAGCAGATGTCTCGCACGCGTGTCACGCCGGCTGAGGTGGCGCCCAGCCAGCCGACCCAGCCGAACTACATCAACGCGGTCATGATCGGCCGGACGAGACTGTCACCGCTCGGACTCCTCGCAGAACTGCAGCGGATCGAGGATGAGCAGGGCCGGACCCGTGAGGAGCACTGGGGCCCACGCACCCTCGACCTCGACCTCATCTCCTACAAGATCGCGGACCGCGAGATCACGTCCGACGACCCCGACCTCACACTGCCCCACCCGCGGGCCCACCTGCGGAACTTCGTTATGGAGCCCTGGGCCGAGGTCGACCCGTGGGGTCACCTCCGGGGGAAGCCGATCAGATGA
- a CDS encoding DUF3180 family protein encodes MTSPVQMGSWFVLGLLAALLGVSVWLDSAMPLVSIPPFAWTLPLLLAVAVLASAWQVRSLAKGGPARVNALTAARIAILSQACGRGGMLLGGIGVGAWLAVDGSHAAYLDEQSARALWMGLTSVALGGAGLLGEWWCSIDENEDEPPAAAAGA; translated from the coding sequence ATGACGTCGCCGGTCCAGATGGGGTCCTGGTTCGTCCTCGGCCTGCTCGCCGCTCTGCTCGGCGTCTCCGTCTGGCTCGATTCGGCGATGCCACTCGTGTCGATCCCGCCGTTCGCGTGGACACTGCCGCTCCTACTCGCCGTCGCCGTCCTGGCGTCGGCCTGGCAGGTGCGGAGCCTGGCGAAGGGCGGGCCGGCCCGCGTGAACGCCCTCACGGCCGCGCGGATCGCGATTCTCAGCCAGGCCTGCGGCCGCGGCGGGATGCTGCTCGGCGGGATCGGCGTCGGCGCCTGGCTGGCCGTCGATGGCAGCCACGCCGCATACCTCGATGAACAGTCCGCGCGGGCGCTGTGGATGGGGCTGACATCCGTCGCCCTCGGTGGGGCCGGCCTCCTTGGCGAATGGTGGTGCTCGATCGACGAGAACGAGGATGAGCCGCCGGCCGCCGCGGCGGGTGCCTGA
- a CDS encoding PH domain-containing protein: MTVRTPLAPGVNFVRISTDHAKVRAILGLVWIVPIAVVLVVSLVLWTDLIWIPIGLAALLALAITITAVKVRAVYYTGYHETDEELIVCRGIMFRQLDVVPYGRMQEVKVEDGPLQRRYGLATITMETASTSADAEIPGVPRDEADRLRRRLTELGTTKMEGL; this comes from the coding sequence ATGACTGTCAGGACTCCGCTCGCACCGGGCGTGAACTTCGTTCGAATCTCCACCGACCACGCGAAGGTGCGGGCGATCCTCGGCCTCGTGTGGATCGTCCCCATCGCCGTCGTGCTCGTCGTCTCCCTCGTCCTGTGGACGGACCTGATCTGGATCCCCATCGGCCTCGCGGCGCTTCTCGCTCTCGCCATCACCATCACCGCCGTCAAGGTGCGGGCCGTCTATTACACGGGCTACCACGAGACCGATGAGGAGCTCATCGTGTGCCGCGGCATCATGTTCCGTCAGCTCGACGTCGTGCCCTATGGCCGCATGCAGGAGGTCAAGGTCGAGGACGGCCCGCTCCAGCGCAGGTACGGGCTGGCGACGATCACCATGGAGACAGCCTCGACATCGGCGGATGCGGAGATCCCGGGTGTGCCCCGGGATGAGGCGGATCGACTGCGGCGTCGCCTGACCGAGCTCGGCACGACGAAGATGGAGGGACTGTGA
- a CDS encoding anaerobic glycerol-3-phosphate dehydrogenase subunit C, whose protein sequence is MSIDALASTHESPLQFAADQVARASLDHCVKCTICETQCPVARVTDLFPGPKYVGPQAERYRHEKSVDHSLDYCSSCGICTYACPQGVKIAELNSQARAVMKAEPGKMPIRDRLITQTSLMGMAMTPVAPVANWALKQKPIRTVVEKTIKIHRDAPMPVATSQSFMSWWKKREKPTSSPLGPVVFFHGCAGAYFEVETSKRTVEVLEHLGYEVIVPKQGCCGLAQQSNGLFDEAKKSVLKLSNALRSAGRDLTIISSSGSCAGMLKHEAHLIMGVDDPALLDVGTRMRETSEFLNEQIELGILDPAKLREINDTVTYHQPCQVKTQGMGLPTITLLETIPGLTVKESGENCCGIAGTYGLKAEKYDIAQLVGQPLFDKIKAWSPKLAVCETETCRWQIRKGSGAKVVHPVNLIHHALGLSNDLYDRSAKN, encoded by the coding sequence ATGAGCATCGACGCATTGGCAAGCACACACGAGAGTCCGCTGCAGTTCGCCGCCGATCAGGTCGCCAGGGCGTCGCTCGATCACTGCGTCAAGTGCACGATCTGTGAGACGCAGTGCCCGGTCGCCCGCGTGACCGATCTCTTCCCCGGCCCGAAGTATGTCGGCCCGCAGGCAGAGCGCTACCGCCACGAGAAGTCGGTCGACCACTCGCTCGACTACTGCTCCTCGTGCGGCATCTGCACGTACGCCTGCCCGCAGGGGGTGAAGATCGCCGAGCTCAACTCGCAGGCCCGTGCGGTCATGAAGGCGGAACCGGGCAAGATGCCGATCCGCGATCGCCTCATCACCCAGACCAGCCTCATGGGCATGGCCATGACGCCCGTTGCCCCGGTCGCGAACTGGGCGCTCAAGCAGAAGCCGATCCGCACGGTCGTTGAGAAGACGATCAAGATCCACCGTGACGCCCCCATGCCCGTGGCGACCTCCCAGTCGTTCATGAGCTGGTGGAAGAAGCGGGAGAAGCCGACCTCGAGCCCGCTGGGCCCCGTCGTGTTCTTCCACGGCTGCGCCGGCGCCTACTTCGAGGTCGAGACCTCGAAGCGCACCGTCGAGGTGCTCGAGCATCTCGGCTACGAGGTCATCGTCCCCAAGCAGGGCTGCTGCGGCCTCGCCCAGCAGTCGAACGGCCTGTTCGATGAGGCGAAGAAGTCGGTGCTCAAGCTGTCGAACGCTCTGCGCTCGGCTGGCCGGGACCTCACGATCATCTCCTCCTCCGGCTCGTGTGCGGGCATGCTCAAGCACGAGGCGCACCTCATCATGGGCGTCGACGACCCGGCCCTTCTCGATGTCGGCACGCGGATGAGGGAGACGTCCGAGTTCCTCAACGAACAGATCGAGCTCGGCATCCTCGATCCCGCGAAGCTCCGCGAGATCAACGACACGGTCACCTACCATCAGCCGTGCCAGGTCAAGACGCAGGGCATGGGCCTGCCGACGATCACCCTTCTCGAGACGATCCCCGGCCTCACGGTCAAGGAGTCGGGCGAGAACTGCTGCGGCATCGCCGGCACCTACGGCCTCAAGGCCGAAAAGTACGACATCGCCCAGCTTGTCGGACAGCCCCTGTTCGACAAGATCAAGGCCTGGAGCCCGAAGCTCGCCGTCTGTGAGACGGAGACCTGCCGCTGGCAGATCCGCAAGGGTTCGGGTGCGAAGGTTGTCCACCCGGTCAACCTCATCCACCACGCCCTTGGCCTGTCCAACGATCTCTACGATCGCTCAGCCAAGAACTGA
- a CDS encoding PH domain-containing protein: protein MNDQGVDGLPFGHVAPAEDAAPPEVAAQAIPDEDWSRFHWATPLLSLWKLWAALVAASFSFLLQILEDGMGEVWEAITGITSTVILIAAAVLLALSLLVILISWLTWRRQSYVLASSGVHHRSGIFSVTHRHVRWDRIQSVEIKQGIIPRILGLGSIMIDSAASGGNLSLGLLKMNDIHALRTQILRIAAAARTGAQFEVERTETETSMYDPDDAYMDERPFYRLPTGRLVGSMLLSGALIATLGAVSAILVPLIFFAEGFSIGLLVALFGALAALWGQFNLNHGLKLFLTKDGIRVRRGLTTTTTQTIPPRRIHAVTLTQPLLWRKKDWWKVKILIAGSVLSDGESVSDAMTKSIILPVGKRSDALDLMWTIIPSLGIDDLAGFFEDALSGTGPSRFFAPAPRSARYLDPFRIRRNGIVLTPTVAVHRDGWLTRQVTVALHGHWQGLKATQGPLQARLGLATFQLSLVAGDTAWYGSNFSLDQVHALLAEERQIGLAARAVDDRESIEEWAARVGVA from the coding sequence GTGAACGATCAGGGCGTCGACGGGCTCCCGTTCGGGCATGTCGCTCCGGCCGAAGATGCTGCACCCCCGGAGGTCGCCGCGCAGGCCATCCCCGACGAGGACTGGTCGCGCTTCCACTGGGCAACCCCGCTCCTGAGCCTGTGGAAGCTGTGGGCGGCGCTCGTCGCCGCGAGCTTCTCCTTCCTCCTTCAGATCCTCGAGGACGGGATGGGGGAGGTGTGGGAGGCGATCACCGGGATTACCTCGACCGTCATCCTCATCGCCGCCGCCGTCCTCCTCGCGCTGTCGCTGCTCGTCATCCTCATCTCCTGGCTGACATGGCGCAGGCAGTCGTACGTGCTCGCATCCTCAGGCGTTCACCATCGCTCCGGGATCTTCTCCGTCACCCACCGGCACGTGCGGTGGGACAGGATCCAATCGGTCGAGATCAAGCAGGGCATCATCCCCCGCATCCTCGGCCTCGGATCGATCATGATCGACTCCGCTGCGAGTGGCGGCAACCTCTCGCTCGGCCTGTTGAAGATGAACGACATCCATGCTCTGCGGACGCAGATCCTCCGCATCGCGGCAGCCGCACGCACGGGCGCACAGTTCGAGGTCGAGAGGACCGAGACCGAGACCAGCATGTACGACCCGGATGACGCGTACATGGATGAGCGGCCGTTCTACCGGCTGCCGACGGGCCGCCTGGTCGGCTCGATGCTCCTCTCCGGTGCCCTCATCGCCACCCTCGGCGCCGTGAGCGCCATCCTCGTGCCCCTCATCTTCTTCGCCGAGGGCTTCTCCATCGGACTCCTCGTCGCCCTGTTCGGCGCGTTGGCCGCCCTGTGGGGCCAGTTCAACCTCAACCACGGCCTCAAGCTGTTCCTCACGAAGGATGGCATCCGCGTCCGCCGCGGCCTCACGACGACGACGACGCAGACGATCCCGCCCCGCCGCATCCACGCCGTCACCCTCACCCAGCCCCTGCTGTGGCGCAAGAAGGATTGGTGGAAGGTCAAGATCCTCATCGCCGGGTCGGTCCTCTCCGATGGGGAATCGGTCAGCGACGCGATGACGAAGAGCATCATCCTCCCCGTCGGTAAGAGGTCCGACGCCCTCGACCTCATGTGGACCATCATTCCCTCGCTCGGGATCGATGATCTGGCGGGCTTCTTTGAGGATGCCCTGTCCGGGACGGGACCCTCGCGCTTCTTCGCGCCGGCCCCGCGTTCGGCAAGATATCTCGACCCGTTCCGCATCAGGCGCAACGGCATCGTCCTCACCCCGACGGTCGCGGTCCACCGGGACGGCTGGCTCACCCGCCAGGTGACGGTCGCGCTGCACGGTCACTGGCAGGGCCTCAAGGCCACCCAGGGCCCCCTCCAGGCGCGCCTCGGCCTCGCCACCTTCCAGCTCTCGCTCGTCGCGGGCGACACGGCCTGGTACGGCTCGAACTTCAGCCTGGACCAGGTCCACGCGCTTCTCGCGGAGGAGCGGCAGATCGGCCTTGCGGCCCGCGCGGTCGACGATCGTGAATCGATCGAGGAATGGGCGGCGCGAGTGGGTGTCGCATGA
- the glpB gene encoding glycerol-3-phosphate dehydrogenase subunit GlpB — MKTVVIGAGIAGLVTAIRLRDAGQDVTLVTKGIGGLQLGQGTVDVFGYSPDRVDNPIAEVEKVSSSDPAHPYAPIGADAVRAGVDYLASLLGGLLEGSVEKNYLLPTAVGALRPTSYIQPSMTNGVCEAGKKLLIAGPRQLKDFYPQLIAGNLARTDLPDGGRVEARPGSFSIPARGTEADSSALRYAQALDQPEYRRQFAAQIKPLVKEGETVGLPAMLGLNNHDAWRDLQDLIGAPIFEIPLPPPGIPGMRINQVLVDMAKEKRVKVILGSPVTAGTVENGRIVSVTAASAGHDMVIPADHVVLATGGFESGALELDSYGLMSETIFNLPLVGTDIPEPTHGDYWGDPQPMFRVGVKVDSDMRVLDASGDPVYANLHATGGILAGAIRWTEKNGEGIALGSAMAAADAILGGSK; from the coding sequence ATGAAAACCGTCGTCATCGGTGCCGGCATCGCCGGCCTCGTCACCGCGATCCGACTGAGGGACGCGGGCCAGGACGTCACGCTCGTGACGAAGGGTATCGGAGGCCTCCAGCTCGGCCAGGGCACGGTCGACGTGTTCGGCTACAGCCCCGACCGGGTCGACAACCCGATCGCCGAGGTTGAGAAGGTCTCCTCGTCTGACCCGGCCCATCCCTACGCCCCGATCGGCGCGGACGCGGTCCGGGCCGGCGTCGACTACCTGGCGAGCCTGCTGGGCGGGCTCCTCGAGGGCTCCGTCGAGAAGAACTACCTCCTCCCCACCGCGGTGGGCGCCTTGCGCCCCACGTCCTACATCCAGCCGTCGATGACGAACGGTGTGTGCGAGGCGGGTAAGAAGCTCCTCATCGCCGGCCCCCGCCAGCTCAAGGACTTCTACCCGCAGCTCATCGCCGGCAACCTTGCCCGCACGGATCTGCCCGACGGCGGCAGGGTCGAGGCTCGCCCCGGCTCGTTCTCGATCCCGGCCCGCGGCACCGAGGCCGACTCCTCGGCGCTGCGCTACGCACAGGCGCTCGACCAGCCCGAGTACCGCAGGCAGTTCGCAGCGCAGATCAAGCCGCTCGTCAAGGAGGGTGAGACGGTCGGCCTGCCCGCCATGCTCGGCCTCAACAACCACGACGCGTGGCGGGATCTGCAGGATCTCATCGGCGCACCGATCTTCGAGATCCCGCTGCCCCCGCCCGGCATCCCCGGCATGCGGATCAACCAGGTTCTCGTGGACATGGCGAAGGAGAAGCGGGTCAAGGTGATCCTCGGTTCCCCGGTCACCGCCGGCACCGTCGAGAACGGCCGCATCGTCTCGGTCACCGCCGCCTCGGCCGGCCATGACATGGTCATCCCCGCCGATCACGTCGTCCTCGCCACCGGCGGCTTCGAATCGGGGGCGCTCGAGCTCGACTCGTACGGCCTCATGTCTGAGACGATCTTCAACCTGCCGCTCGTGGGCACCGATATCCCGGAGCCGACGCACGGCGACTACTGGGGAGATCCGCAGCCGATGTTCCGCGTCGGCGTCAAGGTGGACTCCGACATGCGTGTGCTGGACGCCTCGGGCGATCCGGTCTACGCTAACCTGCACGCCACCGGCGGCATCCTCGCGGGTGCGATCCGGTGGACTGAGAAGAACGGCGAAGGCATCGCGCTCGGCTCCGCGATGGCGGCTGCCGACGCAATCCTTGGAGGTTCCAAATGA
- a CDS encoding Rossmann-like and DUF2520 domain-containing protein, whose amino-acid sequence MKLGVGIISTGRVGAVLGAALGRAGHTIVAAHARSEESIERAEVLLPGVPLQDVEEIVRTCELVLLALPDRELPGLVEGLAKAGAWQPGHLVVHTAGSMGVEVLAPAAAMGALGLAIHPAMTFTGTSLDLSRLVDCPFAVSGPATILPVAQALVTEIEGIPFEVPSERRALYHAALAHGGNHVVTVVTQAMRMLEEAGIDDPGAFLGPLVGASVDGALRSREALLTGPVVRGDVPTIEKHVDVLSEYPDVLSTYRAIASATADRAVLRSTITEATAADIKTALED is encoded by the coding sequence ATGAAGCTCGGCGTCGGCATCATCTCGACCGGCCGAGTGGGCGCCGTCCTCGGCGCTGCCCTGGGCAGGGCCGGCCACACGATCGTGGCGGCGCATGCGCGCTCCGAGGAGTCCATTGAGCGTGCCGAGGTGCTCCTGCCTGGCGTCCCGCTCCAGGATGTTGAGGAGATCGTCCGCACCTGCGAGCTCGTCCTCCTCGCACTGCCCGACCGGGAGCTGCCCGGCCTCGTCGAGGGGCTTGCGAAGGCGGGCGCCTGGCAACCAGGACATCTCGTCGTCCACACCGCCGGAAGCATGGGCGTCGAGGTGCTCGCCCCGGCGGCTGCGATGGGGGCGCTCGGACTCGCCATCCACCCCGCCATGACCTTCACGGGCACCTCCCTCGACCTGTCGAGGCTCGTCGACTGCCCGTTCGCCGTCTCCGGGCCGGCAACGATCCTGCCGGTGGCCCAGGCGCTCGTCACGGAGATCGAGGGCATCCCCTTCGAGGTGCCCTCCGAGAGGCGCGCCCTCTATCACGCCGCCCTCGCCCACGGCGGCAACCACGTCGTCACCGTCGTCACCCAGGCGATGAGGATGCTCGAGGAGGCGGGGATCGACGATCCGGGGGCCTTCCTCGGCCCGCTCGTCGGTGCAAGTGTCGATGGGGCCCTGCGGTCACGGGAGGCGCTCCTCACCGGCCCGGTGGTCCGGGGAGACGTCCCGACGATCGAGAAGCACGTCGACGTCCTCTCTGAGTATCCGGATGTCCTGTCCACGTACAGGGCAATCGCCTCTGCGACTGCGGACCGCGCCGTTCTCCGGAGCACCATCACCGAGGCCACCGCCGCAGACATCAAGACAGCCCTCGAGGACTGA
- the panC gene encoding pantoate--beta-alanine ligase gives MTTKQELVERVRSAEGSIGLVMTMGALHEGHRRLVDAARAECETVVVSIYVNPLQFAPGEDFDAYPRDLEKDLAMLEDVDIVFAPSDEEMYGRAPLVTINPGEVATRYEGRTRPTHFAGVLQVVAKVLNLVRPDRAYFGRKDAQQLALVTTMVADLDMGVEIVGVPIVRDTDGLALSSRNAYLSPEERTAALALVRALTSAREAAAGGPEAAQKALTESLEAADGVDVDYATIVDAGTFLGVSSNARSGLAIVAARVGATRLIDNMEVSFG, from the coding sequence GTGACAACCAAACAGGAGCTCGTCGAGCGGGTCCGATCAGCCGAGGGGAGCATCGGCCTGGTCATGACCATGGGCGCCCTGCACGAGGGACACCGGCGCCTCGTCGATGCCGCTCGGGCCGAGTGCGAGACGGTCGTCGTCTCGATCTACGTCAATCCCCTCCAATTCGCCCCCGGGGAGGATTTCGACGCCTACCCGCGGGACCTGGAGAAGGACCTCGCCATGCTCGAGGACGTTGATATCGTCTTCGCACCGAGCGACGAGGAGATGTACGGCCGTGCCCCGCTCGTCACAATCAACCCGGGCGAGGTGGCGACCCGGTATGAGGGAAGGACCCGGCCGACCCACTTCGCGGGCGTCCTTCAGGTCGTGGCGAAGGTGCTCAATCTCGTCCGACCGGACAGGGCCTACTTCGGCCGGAAGGACGCCCAGCAACTCGCCCTGGTCACGACTATGGTCGCGGACCTCGACATGGGGGTCGAGATCGTCGGCGTCCCCATCGTCCGCGACACCGACGGGCTGGCGCTCTCCTCCCGCAATGCCTACCTCAGCCCCGAGGAGAGGACGGCCGCCCTCGCTCTCGTGCGCGCCCTGACGAGTGCTCGCGAGGCAGCGGCGGGAGGGCCCGAGGCTGCGCAGAAGGCCCTCACCGAGTCGCTGGAAGCGGCCGATGGGGTTGACGTCGATTACGCCACGATCGTCGACGCGGGCACCTTCCTCGGAGTATCGTCGAACGCGCGGAGCGGTCTCGCGATCGTCGCCGCACGGGTGGGAGCAACCCGCCTCATCGACAACATGGAGGTGTCCTTTGGCTGA
- the panD gene encoding aspartate 1-decarboxylase, translating into MAERMRTMMTGKIHRATVTAADLHYVGSVSVDADLLDAADILPGEAVDIVDVTNGARLTTYTIPAERGSGTLQINGAAAHLIETGDIVILIAYSALDDATARVYTPHVVFVDENNAIIDRGDEPGQVPANVRGLHSTGIPFEEYRELA; encoded by the coding sequence TTGGCTGAGCGCATGCGCACGATGATGACCGGCAAGATCCATCGCGCCACCGTCACCGCAGCCGACCTGCACTACGTCGGCTCAGTGAGCGTCGACGCGGACCTCCTCGACGCCGCCGACATCCTGCCCGGGGAGGCCGTCGACATCGTCGACGTCACCAACGGCGCCCGGCTCACGACCTACACGATCCCCGCGGAGCGGGGCAGCGGCACGCTCCAGATCAACGGGGCCGCCGCCCACCTCATCGAGACGGGCGACATTGTCATCCTCATCGCCTACAGCGCGCTCGATGATGCGACGGCCCGCGTGTACACTCCGCACGTCGTCTTCGTCGACGAGAACAATGCGATCATCGACCGCGGCGACGAGCCGGGTCAGGTCCCGGCCAACGTGCGCGGGCTGCACTCCACTGGTATCCCCTTCGAGGAGTACCGCGAGCTCGCCTGA
- the folP gene encoding dihydropteroate synthase: MEILGILNVTPDSFSDGGKWDTADRALARGRQLIADGATIVDVGGESTRPGAESIGADAEWARIEPVLAGLVSDGITVSVDTYHARTAARAIAAGAAIINDVTGGRIEPDIHRVVADSGADYVLQHSRGGAVTTNETAVYDDIIADIADEMTVAIERATAAGIDPARLILDPGLGFSKVGDQDWEVLGRLDELTERLPGRWLIGHSRKRFLAAVDADRDQSTATVSALLHGRVWGVRVHEARMTAAALEIARRIHA, encoded by the coding sequence GTGGAGATCCTCGGCATCCTCAACGTCACACCCGACTCGTTCTCGGACGGCGGGAAGTGGGACACGGCCGACCGGGCTCTGGCCCGGGGCCGGCAGCTCATCGCCGATGGCGCGACGATCGTCGACGTGGGTGGGGAATCCACCCGGCCGGGTGCGGAGAGCATCGGAGCCGATGCCGAGTGGGCTCGCATCGAACCGGTCCTTGCCGGCCTCGTCTCGGACGGCATCACGGTCTCCGTCGACACGTATCACGCACGGACGGCCGCTCGTGCCATCGCCGCAGGCGCGGCGATCATCAACGACGTGACGGGCGGCAGGATCGAGCCCGACATCCATCGTGTCGTCGCCGACTCCGGTGCCGACTACGTCCTCCAGCATTCCCGCGGTGGGGCGGTGACGACGAACGAGACCGCCGTCTATGATGACATCATCGCCGACATCGCGGATGAGATGACGGTCGCGATCGAGAGGGCGACAGCCGCCGGAATCGATCCGGCCCGCCTCATCCTCGACCCGGGCCTCGGCTTCTCCAAGGTGGGGGACCAGGACTGGGAGGTGCTCGGAAGACTCGATGAGCTGACGGAACGGCTGCCCGGACGGTGGCTCATCGGCCACTCCCGCAAGCGCTTCCTCGCCGCCGTCGACGCCGACAGGGACCAGTCCACGGCCACGGTCAGCGCCCTCCTCCACGGGAGAGTATGGGGCGTCCGGGTCCACGAGGCGAGGATGACCGCTGCCGCACTCGAGATCGCTCGGAGGATCCATGCCTGA
- the glpA gene encoding anaerobic glycerol-3-phosphate dehydrogenase subunit GlpA — protein MKKLETDVVVIGGGSTGAGVVRDVAMRGYRTILVDRADLGQGTTGRYHGLLHSGGRYVVSDPHSATECAEENDIIERIHADAVETTGGLFVVGPDDPLDFADDWLKGAQATGVPHEEITIAEALRREPRLNPKSKRAFAVKDGTVDGWQMVWGAARSAEEYGAQILTYHEVTDIMRDGEKVLGIRATDHKTGEEIQIDCSFVINAGGPWAGQIAGMAECPDVDVVPGRGIMIAMNHRLVNQVVNRCIYPADGDILVPVHTVCIIGTTDVKVDDPDKLAIPRNEVQQMLDSGEVLVPGFRQARAIHSWSGARPLVKDSRVDLTDTRHMSRGMSIINHESRDGLSGLLTIAGGKLTTYRLMAKNIVDIMVEQLGDDRPCRTETEAVPGSKDQKNYHVTHRLDEAEKKLQKEQIVCECELMTRSQLEELIEEQPMASFDDLRRQLRLGMGPCQGGFCSIRAAGIMQESGKADVERVTELLRRFLKNRWIGLWPILYGDQVRQTALDNWIFQGTLDMDHLPEAEEAHV, from the coding sequence ATGAAGAAGTTAGAAACGGACGTCGTCGTCATCGGCGGCGGCTCTACAGGAGCTGGCGTCGTTCGTGATGTCGCCATGCGCGGGTACCGCACGATCCTCGTCGATCGTGCCGACCTCGGCCAGGGAACGACCGGACGGTACCACGGCCTTCTCCACTCCGGTGGACGCTACGTCGTGTCCGATCCCCACTCGGCGACCGAGTGCGCGGAGGAGAACGACATCATCGAGCGCATCCATGCGGATGCGGTCGAGACGACCGGCGGACTCTTCGTCGTCGGACCCGATGACCCGCTCGACTTCGCCGATGACTGGCTGAAGGGCGCGCAGGCAACCGGAGTCCCGCACGAGGAGATCACGATCGCCGAGGCGCTGCGGCGCGAGCCCCGTCTCAACCCGAAGTCGAAGCGCGCCTTCGCGGTCAAGGACGGCACGGTCGACGGCTGGCAGATGGTGTGGGGTGCGGCGCGCTCCGCCGAGGAGTACGGCGCCCAGATCCTCACCTACCACGAGGTCACCGACATCATGCGCGACGGGGAGAAGGTCCTCGGCATCCGCGCCACCGACCACAAGACGGGCGAAGAGATTCAGATCGACTGCTCGTTCGTCATCAACGCGGGCGGCCCCTGGGCCGGTCAGATCGCCGGCATGGCGGAGTGCCCCGACGTTGACGTCGTCCCCGGCCGCGGCATCATGATCGCGATGAACCACAGGCTCGTCAACCAGGTCGTCAACCGCTGCATCTACCCCGCCGACGGCGACATCCTCGTCCCCGTCCACACCGTCTGCATCATCGGCACAACCGACGTCAAGGTTGACGATCCCGACAAACTCGCGATCCCCCGCAACGAGGTCCAGCAGATGCTGGATTCGGGCGAGGTCCTCGTCCCCGGCTTCCGCCAGGCGAGGGCGATCCACTCGTGGTCGGGTGCACGACCGCTCGTCAAGGACAGCCGCGTTGACCTGACGGACACCCGCCACATGTCCCGCGGCATGTCGATCATCAACCACGAGTCCCGCGACGGCCTCAGCGGCCTTCTGACGATCGCCGGCGGCAAGCTCACGACCTACCGGCTCATGGCGAAGAACATCGTCGACATCATGGTCGAGCAGCTGGGCGATGACCGGCCGTGCCGCACCGAGACCGAGGCGGTTCCCGGGTCGAAGGACCAGAAGAACTACCACGTCACCCACCGCCTCGATGAGGCCGAGAAGAAGCTCCAGAAGGAGCAGATCGTCTGCGAGTGCGAGCTCATGACCCGCAGCCAGCTCGAAGAGCTCATCGAGGAGCAGCCCATGGCCTCCTTCGATGATCTCCGCCGTCAGCTGCGCCTCGGCATGGGCCCGTGCCAGGGCGGGTTCTGCTCGATCCGCGCCGCCGGCATCATGCAGGAGTCCGGCAAGGCCGACGTGGAGCGCGTGACCGAGCTGCTGCGCAGGTTCCTGAAGAATAGGTGGATCGGGCTCTGGCCGATCCTGTATGGCGATCAGGTCCGTCAGACCGCCCTCGACAACTGGATCTTCCAGGGCACTCTCGACATGGATCACCTGCCCGAGGCCGAGGAGGCTCACGTATGA